A single window of Falco rusticolus isolate bFalRus1 chromosome 6, bFalRus1.pri, whole genome shotgun sequence DNA harbors:
- the CRLS1 gene encoding cardiolipin synthase (CMP-forming), which produces MLAAAWLGRGLWGLLRGAARGRPGEPGRPLASRPGAGGAGGRRRNGSGLCLAAGAEAPGGAGAPPALRPPRRPLLRAPAAAWRLLSGGAAPPEPPQRRAAGRYAELYENPWTVPNMLSMARMGLAPVLGYLIVEENFDVALGVFVLAGVTDLLDGFIARNWANQKSALGSALDPLADKILISVLYVSLTCANLIPVSLTSMIILRDVALIAAVFYVRYKTLSPPRTLSRYFNPCYATAQLKPTLISKMNTAVQLILVAASLAAPVFNYVDSIYLQTLWCITAFTTVTSAYSYYHYGRKTVQVINNK; this is translated from the exons aTGCTGGCCGCcgcctggctgggcagggggctctgggggctgctccgcggcgcggcgcgggggcggccgggtGAGCCCGGTAGGCCGCTGGCCAgccggcccggcgcggggggtGCCGGCGGCCGGCGTCGCAACGGCAGCGGGTTGTGCCTGGCGGCGGGCGCGGAggcgccggggggggcgggtgcCCCTCCCGCCCtgcgccccccgcgccggccgcTGCtgcgcgctcccgccgccgcctggCGCCTCCtgagcggcggggccgcgccgcccgaGCCCCCCcagcggcgggcagcggggcgcTACGCCGAGCTG TACGAAAACCCTTGGACCGTCCCCAACATGCTGTCAATGGCCAGGATGGGGCTGGCGCCGGTGCTGGGCTACCTGATCGTTGAAGAAAACTTCGACGTCGCGCTGGGTGTGTTTGTCCTGGCTGGCGTGACGGATCTG ttgGATGGATTTATTGCACGAAACTGGGCTAATCAGAAATCAGCTTTGGGAAGTGCTCTTGATCCTCTGGCTGATAAAATTCTCATCAGCGTGCTGTATGTAAGCCTAACTTGTGCAAATCTTATCCCAG TTTCACTTACATCCATGATTATTCTGAGGGATGTAGCgctcattgctgctgttttttatGTGCGATACAAAACTCTGTCTCCACCG AGAACACTCAGTAGGTATTTTAACCCCTGTTACGCTACTGCCCAGTTAAAACCGACATTGATTAGCAAG ATGAATACAGCGGTTCAGCTAATTTTGGTGGCAGCTTCTTTAGCAGCTCCTGTCTTCAATTATGTGGACAGCATATATCTGCAGACATTATG GTGCATCACAGCTTTCACAACGGTAACATCTGCATACAGCTATTACCACTATGGCCGAAAAACAGTTCAGGTGATAAATAACAAATGA